A DNA window from Pseudomonas wuhanensis contains the following coding sequences:
- a CDS encoding DUF2214 family protein, giving the protein MLAHWFLAAIHLLAFALGFWAVLTRGTALRRLIAGAGEARSVLVADNLWGISAVILLVTGGVRAFGGYEKGTDYYLHQPLFHLKMTLFVFILLLEIAPMVALIKWRIALGRGAAIDTGRATLFARISHIEALLLVLMVVAATGMARGITFG; this is encoded by the coding sequence ATGCTGGCTCACTGGTTTCTGGCGGCGATTCACCTCTTGGCCTTTGCGCTGGGCTTCTGGGCAGTACTGACCCGCGGTACAGCTTTACGTCGCCTGATTGCCGGGGCGGGGGAAGCGCGCAGCGTTTTGGTTGCGGATAATCTGTGGGGGATCTCTGCAGTCATTCTCTTGGTCACGGGGGGGGTGCGAGCCTTTGGCGGGTATGAAAAAGGCACTGATTACTATCTTCACCAACCGCTGTTTCATCTCAAGATGACGCTCTTCGTCTTTATCCTGTTGCTTGAAATTGCGCCGATGGTGGCGCTGATCAAATGGCGGATTGCGCTGGGGCGTGGGGCGGCGATCGATACCGGGCGCGCAACGCTGTTTGCCCGTATCAGTCATATCGAAGCGCTGCTGTTGGTGCTGATGGTCGTGGCCGCCACGGGCATGGCGCGTGGGATAACGTTTGGTTAG